The genomic stretch GGAGGGTCGGAAAATACCAAATATTTCTTCTCCCTTTCTCATTTGGATCAGGATGCCATGATTGAGGACTATCTTTTCCAGCGAACCAATTTCCAATCGAATATTGATATGACGCTGGCCCGTGGCTTGACAGTGGGAACCCAACTCAGTGGTAGATTGGAAAACAGAGAGCAAGTAGGGGTGCCTGGACTGGATGATTACTTCAATCCCTTCTTGAGTATTTTCTCTATGTGGCCTACAGAACGGCCTTATGCCAATGATAACCCCAATTATGTAAATGGGGATGTGCATAATATCAACGTCAATCCCGCGACTTACACTAAGGAGATCACTGGATATATAGATGAAGTTCATAGAAATATAAAGGCAAATTTTTATGCCCAATATGAATTTGATTTTGGGCTTTCTATGAAGGGGACTTACTCCTATAACTTCTTAAACTTTGATTTTGATGGATTTGAATATACCTACGATGGATATATCTACAATGAGGATACAGGTGAATACGAAACCCGTCCTGAATGGGGTAACCAAAACCCTTGGAGAGAAAGAAGAAAGCGTAATACCATAGATGAGGTAGCTCAGTTCCAGGTGAATTACGGGAAAAACTGGGGTGATCATTATGTATCGGCAATAGCTGCCTACGAACGATGGAGTAATAATTCCCACTATACAGTAGTGCATACAGTACCACCTAACAATTACATTCCTATCATGTCATTCGCAGATCAGGATTTGTTGATAGATGAAATTTACCAAGAAGCTAGGGAAGGCTATCTGGCAAAAATCAATTATAACTATAAGGAAAAATACCTACTGGAAGTATTTGGTAGATATGATGGGACCTTCCTGTTTGATAAAGAGAACAGGTTTGGGTTTTTTCCTGGGGTGTCTGCAGGCTGGCAGATTTCAGAGGAGAGTTTTATGGATGGAATAAAAGGAAAAATCCTCAGCGGACTGAAGCTGCGAGGTTCTTGGGGACAGACTGGTAGTGATAGATTTATTGGAAACAATAATTTTCTTGTAGATCCATTCAGCTATTACTCGGGATATAATTTCATTCCTACAGGTGGGGGTAGTGCTATTCTAAATGGCTCCTTTGTGCCTGGTGTAGATCCAAGAGGAATTCCTGTGACCAATCTTTCCTGGATTGTCAATACCAACACCAACTTCGGAGTGGATTCTTACTTCTTTAATAATAAGTTGTTTTTACAAGCAGATGTTTTTGAACGAAGAAGAACAGGCATTCCAGCAGGTAGATATGATGTGTTGTTACCGGAAGAAGTAGGATATGGTTTGCCTGCAGAAAACCTGGAATCAGATGCCCACAGAGGGATAGAGGGTATTATTACCTACACGGGACAAGCTGGTGCAGTGAATTTTACATTAAGTGCCAATGGTACAATTTCCAGACTGAAAATCATAGAAAGATATAAGCCTCGATTTGGGAATTCATGGCATGAGTATCGAAGAGATGAGGAGGGACGCTGGGCCAATATCAATTGGGGGTATGAAGTTGACGGAAGATTTGAAAGCCAGGAGCAAATCAACAACCATCCAGTAAATATAGATGGGCAGGGCAATAGAAATCTGCTTCCTGGTGATTTCATCTATAAAGATGTGAACGGTGACGGAGTCATCAATGGCATGGATGAAAGACCGATAGGATATGCACAGGGAGCTAACCCTTACATGAGCTTTGGCTTCAACGGCTCAGCAAACTATAAGGGATTTGATCTTTATTTCAGCTTTGCCGGAGCATCTATGCAGACCTTTACCAGAGATTGGGAACTGAGATATCCATTCCAGAATAATGGTACGTCACCTGATTTTATGTTTGAAGATAGGTGGCACCGGGAAGATCTGTACAATGCGGATAGCGATTGGGTACCGGGAACTTATCCCGCTATTAGGCGAGCAGGTGCTAGACATCTTTATAATCCGGATACCTATGATACGGGTAATGGTGCAACCAACACCTTCTGGCTGACTAATGTGAAGTACATGAGATTGAGGAATCTGGAGCTTGGATACAGATTGCAGCCTAGTGTATTGGACAAAATCGGCGTATCCTCCTTGCGGGTGTATGCTTCTGGTACCAACCTGTTCTCCATAGACAATGTAAAGGAATTCGGGATTGATCCTGAAATCGGTTCTGCCAATGGATTGGTTTATCCCCAGCAGCGCTTGATTACTTTTGGTTTCAACATCACCCTATAAAACATACTAGTATGAAAATATTCAAAAAATATATTTTAGGGTTGACACTATTAACTGTGCTTTCAACCTCCTGCGACCCTGACTACCTCGAGTTGCAGCCACCGAATATCCTGCTTGATGAGCAGGTTTGGAATGATTCCAAGCTAATCACCGGAGTGCTTTCTAATTTCTACGATAGACTCCCTGCACATACCAGTTTGACTGGAGGATGGGCGGATTTTGCAGCTTACGATGAAGCGATGTGGTCAGGATACTCTGGTAACGATGGGCTTAATAACATTGTCACTTATAATTTTAACAGATGGGAATTGTGGGATTACGAACTGATTCGGGATATCAATTTATCCATCAATAAATTGAATACTGTGTCAGAACTTAATGAAGATCAAAAGACACAGTTTCTAAGTGAACTTCGTTTCATCCGTGCTTATGTATATTTCGAGCATGTGAAGCGTATGGGAGGAGTTCCTATTATCACAGAAGAGTTGATCTATGATTTTTCGGGAGATCCTACTTATCTGCAGTATCCTAGAAACACGGAAGCTGAGGTGTATGATTTTGTAATCTCCGAAATGGAGGAAATCATGCCAACTTTAGGAAACGAAAGCAGCAATACACGTGCTAACCGCTTCACTGCTTTAGCTGTAGTAAGTAGAGCCGCCCTCTACGCAGGGTCTCTTGCCAAATACAATGGAGCAATGAGTGCCCCGATACAGTTGCCGGGTGGGGAAGTAGGAATAGATCCATCCAGAGCAAATGATTATTATACCAAATCCCTTCAAGCCTCTAGAACTATACTGCAGGAGGGAGGATATAACCTGTATAATTCAAATCCTGATTTGGGCGAGAATTTCTACGAAGCAATCGTTACCAAAACTGGTAACCCGGAAGTGATCTGGGCTCAGGATTTCCTTCTTGCGGCTGATAAGCGACATGGATTTACCTATGACAACGTAGCAAGGTCTGTACGTGAGGACAATTTAGGATCTTCAGCGATTACTCCAGGTCTTAATCTTGTGGAGGATTTCCAATACTTAGATGGAAGCTCCGGGGAACTTAAGACCCGTACCCCTGATGGATCTGATTATATCTACTACGATGAGGTAGATGACATCTTTGAGAATAAAGATGCCCGACTATACGGTACGGTGATCTATCCCGGAGCTTCGTTTAGAGGACAGGAGATATTTATGCAAGCAGGAGTGATGGTTTGGAATGGCAGCAGCTATGATCAGATTGAGTCAGATAATCTTGCTACAGAATATACAGACGGAGGGGTTCTGGTAGCGCCAGGTGGACCGCACCGCTCTATCCAGGAAGTGTCTAATACTGGGTTCTATCTCAGAAAGTACGTGGATAATGCTGTAGGAGCCAGTACAAGGGGAATCCGAAGTGAAGTATGGTGGGTAAGGTTCAGATTAGGAGAAATCTATCTGAATGCCGCTGAAGCTGCTTTTGAGTTGGGCGAAGCTGATGCCGTGGATTACATCAATGCTCTTAGAGAAAGAGCTGGATTTGGAGCGAATAGCCTCAGTAACTTGACCATGGAGGATATCATGCAAGAGCGAAGAGTAGAATTGGCTTTTGAGGACCATGTAGTCTGGGATTACAAACGATGGAGAATTGCGCATGAGAAATGGTCAGGTAATCCAAACAATCCTGAAAGCATGATTTACAGCCTTTACCCATACCGGGTAGTAAGACCAGGGGATCCACGGGATGGCAAGTATGTATTTGTGCGCTCTGTGGCTTCCAGGTTCCGGGCACCGAGATTCTTCCAGTTGGGGAATTATTATTCCTTAATCCATCAGGATGTCCTTGATGCCAATCCAAAAATTGTAAGAAACCCATTCCATTAAACCGGCGAATCTCATGAAATTGAACTATTTAAAATCTTATTTGATCCTGCTGATTGGCCTGGTGGCTTCCAGTTGTGAACTTGATAATTTCGAAGAACCAAAATCCACTCTTGAAGGTAGGGTGGTGTATAATGGTGAAGCGCTAGGGCTGAGAAGCCAAGGGGTGGAGTTGGAGTTATGGCAACATGGCTACGATCTCTTCCAAAAGATCCCTGTATATGTGTCCCAAGACGGGACATTCTCAGCAGTCCTTTTTGATGGGGACTATAAGATGACTCTGATCCGTGGCAATGGCCCTTGGATGGACAGAACCGATTCCATTGATGTACAGGTAAGAGGTTCCCAGATGATCGACGTGGAAGTGCAGCCTTATTATGTGGTGAGTAATCCCAGCGTAAGTGTGAACGGAGATAATTTATCGGTGACTTTCACTATCAACGGAATCAATACAAACCGTGATCTGGAGTTTGCGGCAATCTATATGGGGAGAACCAGTCTTACAGATGCGGTGCGTAATGAAGGGAATTTTAGAATTAATGCAGACGAAATAGAACTGGGAAGCGCGGTGACTGTGGAAGTTCCCATACCAGCCGGACTTGCCGGAAGGAGTGAGATCTTCGTCAGGATTGGTGCCAAAACAGTTGGGATACCTGAGCTGCTTTATACTCAAGTTGAAAGCAAAACATTGTAAATCTTTAGCATAGGGGTACAATGTGGGCCGGTCGCTGTAAGGCGGCTGGCTTTTTTTAATAGTATCAGTTTCCCGCTGATATTCGCAGAAAAGGTCGCAGATGTTCGCGGATTTTACAATTTTACTTCGTTTCTGAATTTGCGGGCTCTAGAGTATGCTTGAAAGGTTGCCGGTTTCCCGCAGATTTACACAGAAAAGGGCGTAGAACTGACTGCCGTTTGGCAGGTGTTCGAGGATTAAAACAGTCCTTTTTATGAAGGTTTTCAATGGGCTGATTACGCAAAGGCGATCTTGAAGCTAGTGCTTTTTCCTTCCTCGCTACTCACCGTGATAGTGGCTCCGATACTGTCTGCAAAATCCTTACAGAGCATCAGTCCTATTCCCGTTCCCTGCTCACCATTGGTCCCATTGGTTGAGGATTGTTTTTTATTGAACAAGCTGGAAACCTGGGCTGGGTTCATCCCTATTCCATTGTCCCTGATCAAAATGGCTTTTGCTTCACAGGTGTCTGCTTCTATTGAGATTTTTCCTCCAGGAGGGGTGAATTTGATGCAATTTGATAGAATATTTCGAATGATAAAGTTTAACCTGTCCTTATCCGTAGTAATAGCAAATCCGTTGTGGATTTTATTTTCCATATGGAGATTCTTCTGCTCAAGCTGCTTGGCAAAGAGGCTTTGGTTTTCGGAAATTAGGTTAGTCAGGGACACATCGGTCTTATTCACTTCATCTGAGCCCATTTGAGTGCGTGCCCAGGTAAGTAAGTTGGAAAGTAAACTGGATGCCGCATGTGCATCACTGGTAATATTGGATAATATATAATCCATCTCATTCTGGCTCAGATCCCCCGAATGCCAGAGATCCAAGGAAGTGTTAAGGGAAGAAAACGGAGTGCGTAGATCATGTGAAATAATGGAAAACAGCTTGTCACGGAAGTTGTTCGCAGCTTTTAATTTAAGGTTTGTGCTGTTAAGTTCCTCTGATTGCCGCTGTATCTGATGGTACTGTGATTGCACTTTTGAATTTATCGCTTTCAGTTCTTGGTGTGCGGTATGTAATTGCAGATTGGTCTTACGCTGATACCAGACAAGTCCTATAAGCAGTATTGCCACCACTACAGAGATGGACAGTAGCTCATTTTTTCTGGTAAGGGCCAACTCGGCCAATTCCTGATCCTTGACAAGTTTCTGATTCTCCAGCTCCTTCTTTTCACTTTCATATTGGATTTCCAGTTCAGCCCGGATTTTCTGTCTGGAATCATTAAAGATCGAGTCTGTACTGGCTTCATTTATACGCTGATATTCGTAGGCTTTTTCGAATTCCCTATTCAAAGCGGACAAGTTCGCCATTTTACTGGCTGCTATACTTATCTGATAGTGTGACTTGGTTTGCTGTGCCAATTCATATGCCTGAGCGGCATAATCCAATGACTGGGGCAAGCTATTATTATCTCTGTGGTAATCAGAAAGTGTTGCCAATGAAGAGAGCCTTCCTTCGGTATTGTTCATTTCTTCTGCGATCTCCAGCGCTTCAGTGAGGAATTGGATTCCTTTTGATTTCTCCCCCGACTCGTAGTGCAATTCTCCAAGTTGAAGGAGGGTATTGGTAAGACTTCGCTTGTCGTTGAGTTTTTCTTTGATAGACTTGGAATTCTCCAGATACTCCTTTGCCTTATTGAAGTCAGCAGTTTCCTTGTAGGACAACCATCTATCTAAAAAATAGCTACCGAGGTTATTGTATAGCAAGCTCATAGCACGCTCATGCTGGATCAACTGGGCTAATTTTAGTGATTTTTCGTATTGGTGTACAGCTTTTTCCAACTCTTGAAGACGATAGTAGATGTTGCCAAGGTTCATCGTAGTCTCAATTAATCCCACCGTATCTTGTATAGACTCACGTATGCCAAGTGCCTGCAAATGGGTGCTGAGTGCGTTTTCATATTCAGCCTTAATCAGATAGGAGACACCTAAGATGTTCAGGGAATTTGCTTCTAACTTCTGTAGGCCATTTTTTTTGGCAAGTAGGCTGGCTTCTTTTCCATACTGTATAGCCGTGTCCTGATCAAAAGTGTAGTATAGCTTACTCAGGTTAAAAAGGCTTGAAGCTTTGATAGAATCATTATCTGTCTGTGCCACAATCATCTTCAGGCTATCTGTCTGCGAATGCTGGACAGGCACTACGAAAGGTAAAATCCAAACCAGAAAGTGAGGAATCATAAATAGGTTTTTAGGAAAATATCCAGGAAGGATAAAGAGGATGATTTAGTAAAGATGCATTTGCTTGCCTGAAAATCAAATGCCTAAAATGCAAATTCAGGTTGTTATATAGGGGAAATTCGAGTGTTTGCTCAGAAAGATTTCAGTGAACACTTTTTTAGAGATTAAACATTTAGCATGATTAGATGACAAAATCGTTCGTATTCGCACAAAATCATATTCCTTCGGACAGGGACTAAAAGTAAAAAACTGTTAAATATGCTTTAAAGGCATTTTTTGCCCTTGGCATAATCTCTGAAAAAGGTCTGGTCTAAATTTTACTTTAAATCTACCAGTTATGAACTTCTCTAAACTTACCTCATTCGTTCTTCTACTTTTCTTGATGGGCAGTACAGCACAGGCTCAATCAGAAACCAGAACGCCGGGAGCATTCACCGGAGTAGAATCCAGTGGCAGCTGGAATGTGTATATCACTATAGGTTCCAAAGACGAAATACGGCTGGAATCCAATGGTTTTGACCTAAGCAAAGTAATCACAGACGTGAATAAGGGCAAACTGGAAATCACCCTGGAGAAAGGGAATTACAGAAACGTGAATTTTGATGCTTATGTGACGGTTCGGGAACTGGAAAACATTGGCTCAGGTGGCTCGGGTAATATGACGGTAGAGTCCAATATCAATACGGACAAACTCAATATCGGCCAATCAGGAAGCGGAAACGTAAGGCTAAAAAACATCAACGTAGGCTCTCTGAATATAGGGATGAGCGGTTCAGGTAATATGTATATAGAAGGTGGAAATGCGGATTCAGCCAATATAGGGCAGTCGGGTTCTGGCGATTTCAATGGACTGGAAGTAATGGCGAATACTGTGAAAATCGGAAAGTCTGGTTCAGGAAATACGTCTATCGGAGCAAATGAAAAACTAACAGTGGGCTCTTCTGGATCCGGAAATGTGTACTACAAAGGCAATCCGGACAACAAGAAAATAGCAAGCTCAGGTTCTAGTAAGGTGATTAAGAGGTAGTTGGTAGTTAGTAGCAAGTAGCAAGTCTCAAGAGCCGAGAGCGAGAGTCAAGAGCCAAGAGCCGAGAACCAAGATTCAAGAATTAAGACGTATTAGTAAAAAGTAGGATGTGGGAAGTAAAAGTATTAAGAGAAAAGACTTCGACTCCGCTAAGTCTGACACAATTTACGATAGGCTCCTAATTTACTTTACAACCTTGATACTTTACCACTTTCCAACTTAAAATCAAGAACCAAGAGTCAAGAAGCGAGAACCAAGAATCAAGAACCAAGAACCGAGAGTCAAGATTCAAGAAAAGAGGATCAAAGTCGGATGAGATAAGACTTCGACTCTCAAGCCTTCGGCAGGCAGACCTCGTAGTTTGACACAATTTACAATAAGCTCCTTGTCAACTTTACAACCTTAAGACTTTACGACCTTCCAACTCTAAATTAATCTCCTAATCCAAAACAAATCATGCTCAGAAACTACCTTAAAATACTGATCCGTAACACAAGAAAAAATCCACTCTACATGTTTATCAATGTGTTTGGGCTGGCGGTAGGGATGGCTGTGAGCATCCTGATTTTTCTTTTTGTCCAACATGAATTGAGCTATGATGCCTATCATGACAAATCTGAGAGGATTTATCGAGTTTCTAGAAGCTGGACCAATGCCAACGGTGAGGTTAGCTTGCATTTAGGTCATTTGGCTCCTCCTTTCGGCCCGCTGATCAAGTCGGATTTTGAAGATCAGGTAGAGGAAGTAGTCCGCTTTTTTAATGCAGGACTATTGATCAAATCAGGTGAGAATTCCTTTGTAGAGGATGAATTTTTCTTTGCGGATCCCGAAGTCTTTGAGGTGTTTTCCTGGAAGATGCTGGAGGGTGATCCCATTGCAAGCCTGAAAGATTCTGACGGGGTTTTGATCTCTGAGGATATGGCCATAAAATATTTTGGGGACATCAAGGCGATGGGAAAGGAATTGATAGCGGAAGTGGACGGTATGGAAATGACTTTCCAGGTTCGTGGGGTTTTTGAGAATGTTCCTGACAACTCGCACATGCATCCGGATTTTATCGCATCCATGAATCCGGTGGTTCAGTTTTACGGGGGGCTAGAGCCTTTTATGAATAACTTTGGCTCCAATAATTTTTCCACCTATGTTCTTCTAAAGGAAGGGAATGATTCTCAAACTTTGGAGGCTCTCTTTCCTTCTATGATTGACCGGAATATGGGAGAGGCGCAGGCAGGAATCCCCATGTCCAAAACTACGGCTTTGACCCTTTGGCCTCTGGAAGACATCCATCTATACTCTAATCTGGATTCGGAGATTGAGGCCAACGGTAATATTGATTATGTCTATGTGTATCTGGCTGTAGCGCTCTTTATTCTGTTGATCGCTTGCATCAATTTCATGAACCTCTCCACTGCAAGATCTTCTATGCGCTCCATGGAAGTAGGCTTGCGCAAAGTAATGGGTGCAGATAAGAGCCGTCTGATCCGGCAATTCATGGGAGAGTCATTTATGATGACGATTATATCTATGGTGTTTGCCCTTGTCTTGGTTTACCTTTTTTTACCAACATTTTCCAATTTCACAGACAAGGAACTTAGCCTGAATTTTATCAAAAATCCGGAATTTATAGTTGGAATAGCTGGCTTGATTGTTTTTGTAGGCTTAATCTCAGGTAGCTATCCTGCATTGTTTCTTTCTGGTTTTTCCCCTGCCAAGGTACTGAAGGGAGCCTTCAAAGCCGGGAAAGGACATGAGCAATTCCGCTCAGTTTTAGTAGTAGGCCAGTTCGCTGTCTCTGTCGTGTTGATCGTCGCTGTGCTAGTGGTGATACAGCAATTGGACTTTATGCAGAATAAGGATTTAGGATTTGAAAAAGAGGATATTGTGGTTCTTCCTTCCAGCCCAGCAATTGAGCAGAATTATCAGATTATCAAGGACAGGTTAGAAGGGCAGCAGGGGATCAAAGCAGTAAGTATTTCAAGTAGGGTTCCTTCAGCAAGACTTTTGGATTCCCAGGGTGGTACCGCAGAGGTTGGCGGAGATATGAACCAGATAGATGTGCGTATTGCGGATATTCATGTGAGTCACAATTTTCTGGATACTTATCGGATCCCGATTGTGGCGGGGAGAGATTTTAATTTCAACCTGGCAAGTGACTCTACCGAGGCTTTTATCTTGAATGAAGTGGCTGTTCAGGAAATAGGCTGGGCTAGTCCGGAAGAGGCAGTGGGTAAAAAATTCCATTATGGTGGCCGACGGGGCTTTGTGACTGGAGTGATGAAAAACTTCCATTTTGAATCCCTGCATCAGCCCATTGTGCCCATCGTATTTATGATTTCCCAAGACCGGAATAACAGGGTCAGCCTGAAAATAGATTCGGAAAACAAGGAGCAGACGATGGCCTATCTGAAAGAGGAATGGGCGGCATTGAGACCTGATTTTCCGTTCGAACCGCTCTATGTAAATGAGGGATTTAATAGACAGTATGAAGCCGAACAGCGTGTTAAAGTAATCTTCACCTTCTTCTCTGGTTTGGCGGTAATTATTTCCATACTTGGTTTATTAGGTCTTACTACCTTTGCCACACAGCAGCGGACACGCGAAATCGGCATAAGAAAAGTGATGGGGGCAGAAACCATGAATATCCTGATTTTGCTAGGCAAGGACTTTCTGAAATTGGTTTTGATCGGATTTCTGATCGCTATTCCTATTTCTTGGTTTGGGATGTCGAGCTGGCTGGAAGATTTTGCTTATAAAA from Algoriphagus sp. NG3 encodes the following:
- a CDS encoding ABC transporter permease encodes the protein MLRNYLKILIRNTRKNPLYMFINVFGLAVGMAVSILIFLFVQHELSYDAYHDKSERIYRVSRSWTNANGEVSLHLGHLAPPFGPLIKSDFEDQVEEVVRFFNAGLLIKSGENSFVEDEFFFADPEVFEVFSWKMLEGDPIASLKDSDGVLISEDMAIKYFGDIKAMGKELIAEVDGMEMTFQVRGVFENVPDNSHMHPDFIASMNPVVQFYGGLEPFMNNFGSNNFSTYVLLKEGNDSQTLEALFPSMIDRNMGEAQAGIPMSKTTALTLWPLEDIHLYSNLDSEIEANGNIDYVYVYLAVALFILLIACINFMNLSTARSSMRSMEVGLRKVMGADKSRLIRQFMGESFMMTIISMVFALVLVYLFLPTFSNFTDKELSLNFIKNPEFIVGIAGLIVFVGLISGSYPALFLSGFSPAKVLKGAFKAGKGHEQFRSVLVVGQFAVSVVLIVAVLVVIQQLDFMQNKDLGFEKEDIVVLPSSPAIEQNYQIIKDRLEGQQGIKAVSISSRVPSARLLDSQGGTAEVGGDMNQIDVRIADIHVSHNFLDTYRIPIVAGRDFNFNLASDSTEAFILNEVAVQEIGWASPEEAVGKKFHYGGRRGFVTGVMKNFHFESLHQPIVPIVFMISQDRNNRVSLKIDSENKEQTMAYLKEEWAALRPDFPFEPLYVNEGFNRQYEAEQRVKVIFTFFSGLAVIISILGLLGLTTFATQQRTREIGIRKVMGAETMNILILLGKDFLKLVLIGFLIAIPISWFGMSSWLEDFAYKIGISWTVFLWAGLIAGAIAAATVMSQSLKAAWADPVKSIKSE
- a CDS encoding DUF3823 domain-containing protein; translation: MKLNYLKSYLILLIGLVASSCELDNFEEPKSTLEGRVVYNGEALGLRSQGVELELWQHGYDLFQKIPVYVSQDGTFSAVLFDGDYKMTLIRGNGPWMDRTDSIDVQVRGSQMIDVEVQPYYVVSNPSVSVNGDNLSVTFTINGINTNRDLEFAAIYMGRTSLTDAVRNEGNFRINADEIELGSAVTVEVPIPAGLAGRSEIFVRIGAKTVGIPELLYTQVESKTL
- a CDS encoding ATP-binding protein, which gives rise to MIPHFLVWILPFVVPVQHSQTDSLKMIVAQTDNDSIKASSLFNLSKLYYTFDQDTAIQYGKEASLLAKKNGLQKLEANSLNILGVSYLIKAEYENALSTHLQALGIRESIQDTVGLIETTMNLGNIYYRLQELEKAVHQYEKSLKLAQLIQHERAMSLLYNNLGSYFLDRWLSYKETADFNKAKEYLENSKSIKEKLNDKRSLTNTLLQLGELHYESGEKSKGIQFLTEALEIAEEMNNTEGRLSSLATLSDYHRDNNSLPQSLDYAAQAYELAQQTKSHYQISIAASKMANLSALNREFEKAYEYQRINEASTDSIFNDSRQKIRAELEIQYESEKKELENQKLVKDQELAELALTRKNELLSISVVVAILLIGLVWYQRKTNLQLHTAHQELKAINSKVQSQYHQIQRQSEELNSTNLKLKAANNFRDKLFSIISHDLRTPFSSLNTSLDLWHSGDLSQNEMDYILSNITSDAHAASSLLSNLLTWARTQMGSDEVNKTDVSLTNLISENQSLFAKQLEQKNLHMENKIHNGFAITTDKDRLNFIIRNILSNCIKFTPPGGKISIEADTCEAKAILIRDNGIGMNPAQVSSLFNKKQSSTNGTNGEQGTGIGLMLCKDFADSIGATITVSSEEGKSTSFKIAFA
- a CDS encoding head GIN domain-containing protein; the protein is MNFSKLTSFVLLLFLMGSTAQAQSETRTPGAFTGVESSGSWNVYITIGSKDEIRLESNGFDLSKVITDVNKGKLEITLEKGNYRNVNFDAYVTVRELENIGSGGSGNMTVESNINTDKLNIGQSGSGNVRLKNINVGSLNIGMSGSGNMYIEGGNADSANIGQSGSGDFNGLEVMANTVKIGKSGSGNTSIGANEKLTVGSSGSGNVYYKGNPDNKKIASSGSSKVIKR
- a CDS encoding RagB/SusD family nutrient uptake outer membrane protein; protein product: MKIFKKYILGLTLLTVLSTSCDPDYLELQPPNILLDEQVWNDSKLITGVLSNFYDRLPAHTSLTGGWADFAAYDEAMWSGYSGNDGLNNIVTYNFNRWELWDYELIRDINLSINKLNTVSELNEDQKTQFLSELRFIRAYVYFEHVKRMGGVPIITEELIYDFSGDPTYLQYPRNTEAEVYDFVISEMEEIMPTLGNESSNTRANRFTALAVVSRAALYAGSLAKYNGAMSAPIQLPGGEVGIDPSRANDYYTKSLQASRTILQEGGYNLYNSNPDLGENFYEAIVTKTGNPEVIWAQDFLLAADKRHGFTYDNVARSVREDNLGSSAITPGLNLVEDFQYLDGSSGELKTRTPDGSDYIYYDEVDDIFENKDARLYGTVIYPGASFRGQEIFMQAGVMVWNGSSYDQIESDNLATEYTDGGVLVAPGGPHRSIQEVSNTGFYLRKYVDNAVGASTRGIRSEVWWVRFRLGEIYLNAAEAAFELGEADAVDYINALRERAGFGANSLSNLTMEDIMQERRVELAFEDHVVWDYKRWRIAHEKWSGNPNNPESMIYSLYPYRVVRPGDPRDGKYVFVRSVASRFRAPRFFQLGNYYSLIHQDVLDANPKIVRNPFH
- a CDS encoding TonB-dependent receptor; the encoded protein is MKCNSLQKNAFIVCMVFSLNFSFLSISFAHTNSSVSESVEKREIEVTGTVLDAEGLPLPGVSVIVKGSLTGVATDIDGRYSLSVPGPESVLVFSFIGFNTQEIVVGNQTSINITLTENLANLDEVLVVGYGVQKRGTITGAVGEIKSDDLIRTPAVTTSGALVGKLQGVTARQTDARPGGTTTLQIRNMGTPLFVIDGIPSDAAQFNNLGQSDIESISILKDGSAAIYGMRAANGVVLVTTKKGKTNQKPEINISGYYGLQNFTRFPQPANAFQHVRANAESEVNMGGSPTISREDLGRWEQGTEKGFQSFDYYDFIMKPNVPQASINASAIGGSENTKYFFSLSHLDQDAMIEDYLFQRTNFQSNIDMTLARGLTVGTQLSGRLENREQVGVPGLDDYFNPFLSIFSMWPTERPYANDNPNYVNGDVHNINVNPATYTKEITGYIDEVHRNIKANFYAQYEFDFGLSMKGTYSYNFLNFDFDGFEYTYDGYIYNEDTGEYETRPEWGNQNPWRERRKRNTIDEVAQFQVNYGKNWGDHYVSAIAAYERWSNNSHYTVVHTVPPNNYIPIMSFADQDLLIDEIYQEAREGYLAKINYNYKEKYLLEVFGRYDGTFLFDKENRFGFFPGVSAGWQISEESFMDGIKGKILSGLKLRGSWGQTGSDRFIGNNNFLVDPFSYYSGYNFIPTGGGSAILNGSFVPGVDPRGIPVTNLSWIVNTNTNFGVDSYFFNNKLFLQADVFERRRTGIPAGRYDVLLPEEVGYGLPAENLESDAHRGIEGIITYTGQAGAVNFTLSANGTISRLKIIERYKPRFGNSWHEYRRDEEGRWANINWGYEVDGRFESQEQINNHPVNIDGQGNRNLLPGDFIYKDVNGDGVINGMDERPIGYAQGANPYMSFGFNGSANYKGFDLYFSFAGASMQTFTRDWELRYPFQNNGTSPDFMFEDRWHREDLYNADSDWVPGTYPAIRRAGARHLYNPDTYDTGNGATNTFWLTNVKYMRLRNLELGYRLQPSVLDKIGVSSLRVYASGTNLFSIDNVKEFGIDPEIGSANGLVYPQQRLITFGFNITL